A region from the Catellatospora sp. TT07R-123 genome encodes:
- a CDS encoding branched-chain amino acid ABC transporter permease/ATP-binding protein: MIDAVVLGLFTGLTYGLLAIGLVLVYRSSRFVNFAHGSVGVFGAAVLAKAVSAGAVPYWVAFGLAMAAAGAVSAAIELVVVRRLRGRPAVTGMIATLGLSQFVLIAALLLDSQGLSGLTFPRPPGLPTFTVGRTPVGPAFTAMALLAPVLLGMLALLLRRSRVGLALRGAADDPDAARLDGVPAARMTTLAWAVAGAVAAFSAVLVTPTQGAQSIDTLGPELLLRGLAGAVAARMSSLPRAFAACLGIGVGEQLLLSWGAGRGGVSLALALLILVLLLAQPRLGRRDGVGAGWPRAVPLPGTLAGRVAAGLGLLAAAALAYLVSNETASVLTTVAGFALVGLSVLVVTGLAGELSLGQFAFAGIGAAVSLHVAAASGNFFTAALAGCAAAAAAAALVGLPALRLRGLALAAVSLAFALAAEGWLLRLPVLLGDGVEAAKPTWHGYPLLLAKDYYLFALLMLGLGLWLAHRLRTGGFGLVTLALRDNEDAAKALAVPATLRRLQVYAAAGVLAGLGGVVIAHGQTQVTVNSFPASAGIDAVALAVVGGLGVLGGPVLGALLLVGLPALVGLGIGGQAALTVGWLLVVVLLPGGLGEPLSRLLGRLPSWRLLRARPGADGVRAPADGSAGRDPVAGPQAGAPDGAVAAAGGVRLPSFAVPVPEQGAALLSARAVARAFGGVRAVAGVDLDVAAGEVVGIIGPNGAGKTTLFEILAGFTRPDSGRVLLAGQDVTDLAPQRRARRGLGRSFQDARLFPTLTVRESLLVATERRHPTGLAAAVLGGTGAQRHRAARTAELLDLFGLAEVADRPVTALSTGTRRLVELACLLALEPAVLLLDEPSSGVSQADGVALGELLLRVNRELGVALVVIEHDLPLLARLAPRLVAMESGRVIADGPTAYVRAHPAVVASYLGTDPVAENRSGIPV; encoded by the coding sequence GTGATCGACGCGGTGGTGCTGGGACTGTTCACCGGGCTGACCTACGGGCTGCTCGCGATCGGACTGGTGCTGGTGTACCGGTCGAGCCGGTTCGTCAACTTCGCGCACGGCTCGGTCGGCGTGTTCGGCGCGGCGGTGCTCGCCAAGGCGGTCAGCGCCGGGGCGGTGCCGTACTGGGTGGCGTTCGGGCTGGCCATGGCGGCCGCCGGGGCGGTCTCGGCCGCGATCGAGCTCGTCGTCGTACGCCGCCTGCGCGGCCGCCCCGCCGTCACCGGCATGATCGCGACGCTGGGCCTGTCGCAGTTCGTGCTGATCGCCGCGCTGCTGCTGGACAGCCAGGGGCTGAGCGGCCTGACCTTCCCGCGCCCGCCGGGCCTGCCGACGTTCACCGTCGGCCGCACCCCGGTCGGCCCGGCCTTCACCGCGATGGCGCTGCTGGCGCCGGTGCTGCTCGGGATGCTGGCGCTGCTGCTGCGGCGCAGCCGGGTCGGGCTGGCCCTGCGCGGCGCCGCCGACGACCCCGACGCCGCCCGGCTCGACGGCGTCCCGGCGGCCAGGATGACGACGCTGGCGTGGGCGGTGGCCGGGGCGGTGGCGGCGTTCTCGGCCGTGCTCGTGACACCGACGCAGGGGGCGCAGTCGATCGACACGCTCGGCCCGGAACTGCTGCTTCGGGGCCTGGCCGGTGCGGTGGCGGCGCGGATGTCCTCGCTGCCCCGGGCGTTCGCCGCCTGCCTGGGCATCGGCGTCGGCGAGCAGCTGCTGCTGTCGTGGGGCGCGGGCCGGGGCGGGGTCAGCCTGGCACTGGCGCTGCTGATCCTGGTGCTGCTGCTGGCGCAGCCCCGGCTGGGCCGCCGCGACGGCGTCGGGGCGGGCTGGCCCCGGGCCGTGCCGCTGCCGGGCACCCTCGCCGGGCGGGTCGCGGCCGGGCTCGGGCTGCTGGCGGCGGCCGCGCTGGCCTACCTGGTGAGCAACGAGACCGCCTCGGTGCTGACCACGGTGGCCGGGTTCGCGCTGGTCGGTCTGTCGGTGCTGGTGGTCACCGGCCTGGCGGGGGAGCTGTCGCTGGGCCAGTTCGCCTTCGCCGGTATCGGCGCGGCCGTGTCGCTGCACGTCGCCGCAGCCAGCGGCAACTTCTTCACCGCGGCGCTGGCCGGGTGCGCGGCCGCGGCCGCCGCGGCGGCCCTGGTCGGGCTGCCCGCGCTGCGGCTGCGCGGGCTGGCGCTGGCGGCGGTGAGCCTGGCGTTCGCGCTGGCCGCCGAGGGCTGGCTGCTGCGGCTGCCGGTGCTGCTCGGCGACGGGGTCGAGGCGGCCAAGCCGACCTGGCACGGGTATCCGCTGCTGCTGGCCAAGGACTACTACCTGTTCGCGCTGCTGATGCTCGGGCTCGGGCTGTGGCTGGCGCACCGGCTGCGCACCGGCGGGTTCGGGCTGGTGACGCTGGCCCTGCGCGACAACGAGGACGCGGCCAAGGCCCTGGCGGTGCCCGCCACGCTGCGCAGGCTCCAGGTGTACGCCGCCGCCGGTGTGCTGGCCGGCCTCGGTGGCGTCGTCATCGCCCACGGCCAGACCCAGGTCACCGTCAACAGCTTCCCCGCCTCGGCCGGGATCGACGCCGTGGCGCTGGCCGTCGTCGGCGGCCTCGGCGTGCTCGGCGGCCCGGTCCTGGGCGCGCTGCTGCTGGTCGGCCTGCCCGCCCTGGTCGGCCTCGGTATCGGCGGCCAGGCCGCGCTCACCGTCGGCTGGCTGCTCGTGGTCGTGCTGCTGCCCGGCGGCCTCGGCGAACCGCTGTCCCGGCTGCTGGGGCGCCTGCCGTCGTGGCGGCTGCTCCGGGCCCGTCCCGGGGCCGACGGCGTCCGCGCCCCGGCCGACGGTTCCGCCGGTCGTGATCCGGTGGCGGGCCCGCAGGCCGGGGCGCCCGACGGCGCGGTCGCCGCTGCCGGCGGGGTGCGGTTGCCGAGCTTCGCGGTGCCGGTGCCCGAGCAGGGGGCCGCGCTGCTGAGTGCGCGGGCCGTGGCGCGGGCCTTCGGCGGGGTGCGGGCGGTCGCCGGGGTGGACCTCGACGTCGCGGCCGGGGAGGTCGTCGGGATCATCGGCCCGAACGGCGCGGGCAAGACCACGCTGTTCGAGATCCTGGCCGGGTTCACCCGCCCCGACTCCGGCCGGGTGCTGCTGGCCGGGCAGGACGTGACCGACCTGGCCCCGCAGCGGCGGGCGCGGCGCGGCCTGGGGCGCTCGTTCCAGGACGCGCGGCTGTTCCCGACGCTGACCGTACGCGAATCGCTGCTGGTCGCGACCGAGCGCCGCCACCCGACCGGCCTGGCCGCGGCGGTGCTCGGCGGCACCGGGGCGCAGCGGCACCGCGCCGCGCGCACCGCCGAGCTGCTGGACCTGTTCGGGCTGGCCGAGGTCGCCGACCGGCCGGTCACCGCGCTGTCCACCGGCACCCGGCGGCTGGTGGAGCTGGCCTGCCTGCTCGCGCTGGAACCGGCGGTGCTGCTGCTGGACGAGCCGTCGTCGGGGGTCTCGCAGGCCGACGGGGTGGCGCTCGGCGAGTTGCTGCTGCGCGTCAACCGCGAACTGGGCGTGGCCCTGGTCGTGATCGAGCACGACCTGCCGTTGCTGGCCAGGCTGGCACCCCGCCTGGTCGCGATGGAGTCCGGCCGGGTGATCGCCGACGGGCCGACCGCGTACGTGCGGGCGCATCCGGCGGTGGTCGCGTCGTACCTCGGCACCGATCCGGTGGCCGAGAACCGCTCCGGGATACCTGTCTAG
- a CDS encoding ABC transporter ATP-binding protein: MTDALTATGICCAYGPVQALFGVDLRVGPGELVGLCGPNGVGKSTLLRVLSGLHRPSSGTVGLLGADVTAVPAARRVRLGLSTVVGQAAYGSLTVLENLRLQGYGMPGRDARAGLDAALAVFPRLARRAHQPAATLSGGERQMLVLAKALVQRPRVLLVDELSLGLAPIVVGGLLEMLRRINATGVAMLIVEQSVNVALSLADRLYFLEKGAVAAEHGAAALAGRPDLVRSLMLGGHS, translated from the coding sequence TTGACTGACGCGCTCACCGCCACCGGCATCTGCTGCGCGTACGGCCCGGTGCAGGCGCTGTTCGGCGTCGACCTGCGGGTCGGCCCCGGCGAACTGGTCGGCCTGTGCGGGCCCAACGGGGTCGGCAAGTCCACTCTGCTGCGGGTCCTGTCCGGCCTGCACCGGCCCAGCTCGGGCACGGTCGGGCTGCTCGGCGCCGACGTCACCGCCGTGCCCGCCGCGCGCCGGGTGCGGCTGGGGCTGAGCACGGTCGTCGGGCAGGCCGCGTACGGCTCGCTCACGGTGCTGGAGAACCTGCGCCTACAGGGATACGGCATGCCGGGGCGCGACGCCCGCGCCGGACTCGACGCGGCCCTGGCGGTCTTCCCGCGCCTGGCCCGCCGCGCCCACCAGCCCGCCGCGACCCTGTCCGGCGGCGAACGCCAGATGCTGGTGCTGGCCAAGGCCCTGGTGCAGCGGCCCCGGGTGCTGCTGGTCGACGAGCTCTCCCTCGGCCTGGCCCCGATCGTCGTCGGCGGCCTGCTGGAGATGCTGCGCCGCATCAACGCCACCGGCGTGGCGATGCTGATCGTCGAGCAGTCGGTCAACGTCGCCCTGTCGCTGGCCGACCGGCTGTACTTCCTGGAGAAGGGCGCGGTCGCCGCCGAGCACGGCGCCGCCGCGCTGGCCGGGCGGCCGGACCTGGTCCGCTCCCTGATGCTGGGCGGCCACTCGTGA
- a CDS encoding neocarzinostatin apoprotein domain-containing protein, translated as MTRPHRRAAAATAALCCVFAVAAPAAAEPGRDVSLAAARAQAGDRVRVTGTGWPQGALLQLVTCGELALPGSSSCDMRAALATVARADGTFTVELTIGDPPRPCPCVVHVAEVGPGSGGGHVDAPIELTGHASGPAPVPGRVQARLEVVEARLTGGGTAAAWFGGPQRRTLVYTVRNAGSQPLDGAPLVVRVGRSAEGVPTPPTGQLRPGETRTFEIPVTIPFAAFGAYPVTAELGGLGQARAVHQAYPWGLVALNVAGLAMIAYGVLRLVRRRRSRVLPALAATGEVLLPAVVRLPALRAYLVFDDAPGAGRLRRLAAGQLDPADLDRLLHAAPAQPDAVVDLAALDAHLARPRNG; from the coding sequence GTGACCCGCCCGCACCGCCGTGCCGCCGCCGCGACCGCCGCGCTGTGCTGCGTGTTCGCCGTCGCGGCCCCCGCCGCCGCCGAACCGGGCCGGGACGTGAGCCTGGCCGCCGCGCGAGCGCAGGCGGGCGACCGCGTCCGCGTCACCGGGACCGGCTGGCCGCAGGGCGCGCTCCTCCAGCTGGTGACCTGCGGCGAGCTGGCCCTGCCCGGCTCGTCGTCATGCGACATGCGCGCCGCGCTGGCGACCGTGGCCCGCGCCGACGGCACGTTCACGGTCGAGCTGACCATCGGCGACCCGCCCCGGCCGTGCCCGTGCGTCGTGCACGTGGCCGAGGTCGGGCCCGGCAGCGGCGGCGGCCACGTCGACGCGCCGATCGAGCTCACCGGGCACGCCAGCGGCCCGGCGCCGGTGCCCGGCCGGGTCCAGGCCCGGCTGGAGGTGGTCGAGGCGCGGCTGACCGGCGGCGGCACCGCCGCCGCGTGGTTCGGCGGCCCGCAGCGCCGCACGCTCGTCTACACCGTGCGCAACGCGGGCAGCCAGCCGCTGGACGGGGCGCCGCTGGTCGTCCGGGTCGGCCGCAGCGCCGAGGGGGTGCCCACCCCGCCGACCGGGCAGCTGCGCCCGGGGGAGACCCGTACCTTCGAGATCCCGGTGACCATCCCGTTCGCCGCGTTCGGGGCATACCCGGTCACCGCCGAGCTGGGGGGCCTCGGCCAGGCGCGCGCGGTGCACCAGGCGTACCCGTGGGGGCTGGTCGCGCTGAACGTCGCCGGCCTGGCGATGATCGCGTACGGCGTGCTCCGGCTGGTGCGCCGCCGCCGCTCCCGCGTGCTGCCCGCCCTGGCCGCCACCGGCGAGGTGCTGCTGCCCGCCGTGGTCCGGCTGCCCGCGCTGCGGGCGTACCTCGTCTTCGACGACGCTCCCGGCGCCGGGCGCCTGCGCCGCCTGGCCGCCGGGCAGCTCGACCCCGCCGACCTCGACCGCCTGCTGCACGCCGCCCCGGCGCAGCCGGACGCCGTCGTCGACCTCGCCGCGCTCGACGCGCACCTGGCCCGACCACGAAACGGGTGA
- a CDS encoding WxL protein peptidoglycan domain-containing protein: MTTLARTTAVLAALLLAAALTAVAAAPAAAAGNGRWAVVPTPPKNPGPVARQYFFLESPPGQTVLDSVRVTNLTDAALTLRVYGADAYNTAADGGFGLREPTQPQHGIGAWTSTGVTDLVVPARRQADIPFTVAVPANAGPGDHVGGIVVAEAAPSGQLGSGGTAVAVRQAVAARLYLRVSGPATPGLTVGAAAADRHEISYTVTNSGNLHLAPTITVTSSGLFGHAVTAGAVPRLDLVPGAQTSLRTALRGAWLVDVVSTTVTVTADGGVRATTATTTVTGVWQLLAAAALLIAAATVLVRRRRRARQHRPRSLS; this comes from the coding sequence ATGACCACGCTGGCCCGTACCACCGCCGTGCTGGCGGCTCTGCTGCTGGCCGCGGCCCTGACGGCCGTCGCCGCTGCGCCCGCCGCCGCCGCGGGCAACGGCCGCTGGGCGGTGGTGCCCACCCCGCCGAAGAATCCGGGGCCGGTCGCGCGGCAGTACTTCTTCCTGGAGTCGCCGCCCGGCCAGACCGTGCTGGACTCGGTGCGGGTCACCAACCTCACCGACGCCGCGCTCACCCTGCGCGTGTACGGCGCCGACGCGTACAACACCGCCGCCGACGGCGGCTTCGGCCTGCGCGAGCCCACCCAGCCGCAGCACGGCATCGGCGCCTGGACCAGCACCGGCGTCACCGACCTCGTCGTGCCCGCCCGGCGCCAGGCCGACATCCCGTTCACCGTCGCGGTGCCCGCCAACGCGGGCCCCGGCGACCACGTGGGCGGCATCGTCGTGGCCGAGGCCGCCCCGAGCGGGCAGCTCGGCAGCGGCGGAACGGCCGTCGCCGTACGGCAGGCCGTCGCCGCGCGCCTCTACCTGCGCGTCAGCGGCCCCGCCACCCCGGGGCTGACCGTCGGCGCCGCCGCCGCCGACCGGCACGAGATCTCCTACACCGTCACCAACAGCGGCAACCTGCACCTGGCCCCGACGATCACCGTCACCTCGTCCGGCCTGTTCGGACACGCCGTCACCGCAGGTGCCGTGCCCCGGCTGGACCTGGTCCCCGGCGCGCAGACCTCGCTGCGCACGGCGCTGCGCGGCGCCTGGCTCGTGGACGTGGTGTCCACCACCGTCACGGTCACCGCCGACGGCGGCGTACGCGCCACCACCGCCACCACCACCGTCACCGGCGTATGGCAGCTGCTCGCCGCCGCCGCGCTGCTCATCGCGGCCGCGACCGTCCTGGTCCGCCGCCGACGCCGGGCCCGCCAGCACCGCCCGCGGAGCCTGTCGTGA
- a CDS encoding alpha/beta fold hydrolase: protein MSTGMVSTKDGTQIFYKDWGTGQPVVFSHGWPLTADAWDDQMWYVVSNGFRAIAHDRRGHGRSSQPWEGNDLNTYADDLAAVIEKLDLRDIVLVGHSTGGGEITRYMGRHGTDRVAKAVLVGAIPPLMLQTDANPEGLPRSVFDGLRESVERDRSQFWQDLSAPFYGANRDGAKVSKGVRDAFWLMGMTVGFKGAYDCIKAFSETDLTEDCKKIDVPTLIIHGDDDQIVPIVASANKSSKLIKDCTLHVYKGAPHGLTATHQDEFNADLLAFLKG from the coding sequence ATGAGCACCGGCATGGTCAGCACCAAGGACGGGACCCAGATCTTCTACAAGGACTGGGGCACCGGGCAGCCCGTCGTGTTCAGCCACGGCTGGCCGCTCACCGCCGACGCCTGGGACGACCAGATGTGGTACGTCGTCTCCAACGGCTTCCGCGCCATCGCCCACGACCGGCGCGGCCACGGCCGCTCCAGCCAGCCGTGGGAGGGCAACGACCTGAACACGTACGCCGACGACCTGGCCGCCGTCATCGAGAAGCTGGACCTGCGCGACATCGTCCTGGTCGGACATTCCACCGGCGGCGGCGAGATCACCCGCTACATGGGCCGCCACGGCACCGACCGGGTGGCCAAGGCCGTGCTGGTGGGCGCGATCCCGCCGCTGATGCTCCAGACCGACGCCAACCCCGAGGGCCTGCCCCGCAGCGTCTTCGACGGCCTGCGCGAGAGCGTCGAGCGGGACCGGTCGCAGTTCTGGCAGGACCTCAGCGCCCCGTTCTACGGTGCGAACCGCGACGGCGCGAAGGTCAGCAAGGGGGTACGGGACGCGTTCTGGCTGATGGGCATGACGGTCGGGTTCAAGGGCGCCTACGACTGCATCAAGGCGTTCTCCGAGACCGACCTCACCGAGGACTGCAAGAAGATCGACGTGCCGACGTTGATCATCCACGGCGACGACGACCAGATCGTCCCGATCGTGGCCTCGGCGAACAAGTCGTCGAAGCTCATCAAGGACTGCACCCTGCACGTGTACAAGGGCGCCCCGCACGGTCTGACGGCCACGCACCAGGACGAGTTCAACGCCGACCTGCTCGCCTTCCTGAAGGGCTGA
- a CDS encoding MerR family transcriptional regulator, which produces MNDDTLLTIGALARRTGLTVKTIRFYSDTGIVPSTDRSPAGYRLYDIGALARLDLVRTLRELGLDLAAIRQVMAREVTVAQLAAAHADALEVQIRTLRLRRAVLRAVAKRGSTTEETTLMHRLAKLSDEQRRRLIADFIDDTFGGVDANPEFVELLRSAMPELPDDPEPEQVEAWVELAELVQDPDFRAAVRRMARHQADDRAQGDTTGLHHELTQQVCDTVGRAAEAGIAPDSATAVPIVDELAARYARAFGRADDAALRDWMLDRVEAGADPRAERYWRLLAVVNGWPVQPSMAPVFAWFVAALRAVTRR; this is translated from the coding sequence ATGAACGACGACACGCTCCTCACGATCGGGGCGCTGGCCCGGCGGACCGGGCTGACGGTCAAGACCATCCGGTTCTACTCCGACACCGGGATCGTGCCGTCGACCGACCGCAGCCCTGCGGGCTACCGGCTCTACGACATCGGCGCCCTCGCGCGGCTGGACCTGGTGCGGACACTGCGCGAACTGGGTCTGGACCTGGCCGCCATCCGGCAGGTCATGGCGCGCGAGGTCACGGTGGCGCAGCTCGCGGCAGCGCACGCCGACGCCCTGGAGGTGCAGATCCGCACCCTGCGGCTGCGGCGCGCGGTGCTGCGGGCGGTGGCGAAGCGGGGCTCCACCACCGAGGAGACGACCCTCATGCACAGACTCGCGAAACTCTCCGACGAGCAGCGCCGCCGGCTCATCGCGGACTTCATCGACGACACCTTCGGCGGCGTGGACGCCAACCCGGAGTTCGTGGAGCTGCTGCGTTCGGCGATGCCGGAGCTGCCCGACGACCCCGAGCCCGAGCAGGTGGAAGCCTGGGTGGAGTTGGCCGAACTCGTCCAGGACCCGGACTTCCGCGCCGCGGTGCGCCGGATGGCCCGCCACCAGGCCGACGACCGGGCGCAGGGCGACACCACCGGGCTGCACCACGAGCTGACCCAGCAGGTCTGCGACACGGTCGGACGGGCCGCCGAAGCCGGGATCGCCCCGGACTCCGCGACGGCGGTGCCGATCGTCGATGAGCTGGCCGCCCGCTACGCGCGGGCGTTCGGGCGGGCCGACGACGCGGCGCTGCGCGACTGGATGCTCGACCGGGTGGAGGCCGGGGCCGATCCCCGGGCCGAGCGCTACTGGCGGCTGCTGGCGGTCGTCAACGGATGGCCCGTGCAGCCGAGCATGGCGCCGGTGTTCGCCTGGTTCGTCGCGGCGCTGCGCGCGGTCACCCGGCGGTAG